From a region of the Candidatus Omnitrophota bacterium genome:
- a CDS encoding toll/interleukin-1 receptor domain-containing protein: MKRREKTKHYVFISHSATDTWVAKQIAREIALCGAEPFLDETDIDIGVDFEEDILAFLEKTHELVVLLTPWALERPYVWAEVGAIWFRRKPIIALLHGISAGELQSKPKVPVFLKKCNLLDLNDIDKYLHQLANRIKKKKNHENV, from the coding sequence ATGAAAAGAAGAGAAAAAACAAAACACTATGTCTTCATAAGCCATAGCGCAACCGATACTTGGGTCGCGAAGCAGATTGCGCGTGAAATTGCCCTATGCGGAGCGGAACCGTTTTTAGATGAAACCGATATCGATATCGGAGTTGATTTTGAAGAAGATATATTGGCTTTTTTGGAGAAAACCCATGAATTAGTTGTACTTTTAACGCCTTGGGCATTAGAAAGACCCTATGTCTGGGCGGAAGTCGGAGCGATATGGTTTAGACGGAAGCCCATCATCGCTCTATTGCATGGAATCAGCGCCGGGGAATTGCAATCCAAACCAAAAGTACCCGTTTTTTTGAAAAAATGCAATTTGCTTGATTTGAACGATATCGATAAATATTTGCATCAACTGGCAAATCGAATAAAAAAGAAGAAGAATCATGAAAACGTCTAA